The sequence AATTGAGGTAACTGACCTGAATTAAAGAATTCAATTACTGATTCAGCAATCATATCTGCTTCAGCTTTCGGAATTATCATTCCACTCTTGCTAGAATCAACAGCTTGTTTTAAGCTACCTACATCAGTTACTAATACGGGTAATTCAAAATGGTAAGCAATTGATAATATGCCACTCTGTGTTGCTGATCGATATGGTAGAACATTTACATCTGCTGCTGAGAAGAATAGCTGAACCTCATCATCCCTTATATACCTTAGGTTGACATTTAATTTGTTTTGTATTTTGAGTTTATCTATCAGATCGAAATATTTTTTATCATCTCCATATACTTCACCGGCAATAATTAAATAATAATCATCAGGTAATTGGGCCATGGCTTCAAGTAAAAGGTCTAAGCCTTTATAATCGCGCACAAAACCAAAATAAAGCAATACTTTTTTATCCTTGGGGATATTGAGTTTTTCTCGTGCTACTTCTTTGTCAATGATATCCCCAAAATGATCGTAAAGAGGGTGTTCATTAAAGATGTATTTTGCATCAGGTTTTAGTGATAGTAAATCATTTTTGACTGTATCACTCATGACCACAAAACCAGAGTTTCTTTTCAGGAAATACTTGCTGAAAGGAATATCATAGAATTTCTTTTCGTGAGGGATCACATTATCCAAAACAGTAATGACTTTAGTTCCTGACTTTTTTAATTTACCAGCAACATAACCTAAAGCGGGTGCAAAAAAAGGCATCCAGTATTTCATCACTAAAATATCAGGTTTGTATTTCAGTATTTCATTAGCAGTTTTAATGTAAGAAAAAGGATTGATCGTATCAAGAATCTGCTTTGCAGGTATTTTTTCAATATTATCCTCTTCAGTAACCAATTGTGTTTTACCCGGGAATAATATATCGGGATATTGTCGAATAAAAGTAAAAGCCTTTATTTCATGTTCTTTTTTGAACTCATTGTATAAGGAATGATTGAAATGTGTAATTCCCCCACGGAAGGGGTAAAAGGTTGATAAGTAGGCGATCTTCATGCTTCGATTACATTAAATAAGCTTAATTTCTTTACCACCAAGTCGCAAAGACACCAAGAAACACTATGTTATTTCTTTTTGTAGTGAATCTTAGAGCTTCGTGCCTTTGTAGTCCAAATTTTATACAAACAAATTTACTTTTATTGCTTGAAACATTAACATATAAATGTATAAGCAAACATATCCAGACTCAAATCAGTTATGAGTTTCTTTATCTATTATCTGCTCAACAACTACCTTCAAATCATCTAATTCAGCTATTGCCTCATATACTCTACGAATATTTAAGTTATGGTATTCATGTGCAATAAAATTCCTGAAAGATCGGGGCATGTGCCAGGGATAAGTGTATTTGTTTAAAAGAGATTGGTCAATGTTTTTTACGGCTTCACCAATTATCAGAAATTGATAAAGCACTGCACTTTGAATTTGTCTGTTTTCAAGAAATCCCTCCAATTTTATTTCTCCCACAAATAGCCTGATCAACTTAATAGCTTGTAAAACATGCTTCAGGCGTTCAGTATTAGCATCATTCTTTTTCATACACCAACAGCTTTTCATTTTCAATACTTTCAGCAGCGAAAGAAGCAGGATAACCTTCCTCAACCAGATCAACCTTAATGTGTAGAATTTGTTCCAATAGATAGGAAATGTCAGCAAGATCAAACAAGCTTATGCGCATGTCTTTATTAAATCTCACCAATAGGTCAATATCACTGTGCTGGTTCGCCTCATTTCTTGCATAGGAGCCAAATAACCAGACCTTACTAACTCTTCCATCTTTTTTAAAGAAAGATTGTAGTGAATCTATTATCTTATTTGCCTGAATTTTGGATTCATTTTTATAGAACACTTTTTGTTCAGCGACTTGAATTGCCTGTACAGCAAGTTCTTCATTTTCCACTTGGTAGGCTATGTTATCGCTAAGCCAGGCGATGATAATTTCATTTTTTTGTTCGTTGTAAAATTCGGCCAAAGCATATAGTTGTACTTTGCTGGGTTTGCGAGCACCACATTCTATTTTACTTAAAATAGTAGGATCTATGCCAATTGCGGCACCCACTTCACGAAGCAACATGCCTTTTTGTTCCCTTATTTTCCTGAGTGTCTCTCCTATGGTTTTCAATGTGCCTGTTTTTGACTTGACAATAAATGGCAAATTTACAAATTCAATCCGATTAAATGAAATTCAGAAAGAAAGATGAGAGGTATTTGTTATAGTCTGATGAGTTGTTTCAATATAATGAACAATTGAACATCAGAATCTGCAATCATTTTATTATGGCAGGCAAAGCAATTGAATAATCGAATTCAGAACTAACTTCCCGATTTGCTCATTTCCACATTCCTACAAACCGCATCAAATACCTCATTCACAGAAATATCCTGCATACAATTCCTTTCCCTTGAACAAGTTGTCCCATAAAAACAATCACAACCAGTTTTTGGTGAGATGATTTCTCCGCGATTGTATAGTTCAAATTCGTGCTTGTTGAAGATGTTTACAAAAAGGATCATTGGAATTTTCAGACCAGTGGCAATGTGCATCATCATGGAGACAGCCGTAACAATGGCATCACAATTATTACTAATGGCAATGAATTCTTGCAATGAATATGTTCCCGGATAATAGCAGCCAGTTTTTTCAGCATATTCAATGTTCTGCAGGTCTTCATCTGGTCCACCCAGCACTACGGGGTAATAGCCGTTTTTTTGAAGTTTCTGAATCAGTTCAATCCAATATGTTGTTGGCCAAAGCCTCGTTAACCAGCGATTTCCGCAACCTGTATTTAATCCAATGACTTTTTTGCCTTTTGCTTTTTCTTTGAAAATTGCAGCCCATTTTGAATTAAAATCAGGATTAACATCAAGTAGGTATTCTTCGTAGTTGAACTTGAGATGACAAATCTCAAAAATTTCTTCTAAGTAGCTTTTTGTATTTTCTTGCGAAATAGAATCATATAGACCAGTAATCAGTTTATGCTCAGCAGCTGGAGTAGCTGCGGCTAGGTGATTATCTTTTAAAATAAATCCATATTTTTCTGTAGCCTCTACTTCTTTAAGCAGTGAACATGCCTCAAATTCCTTGTCCAGATTAATGGCAATATCAAACTTTTTATTTCTAATAGTATAAGTGGAAGTAAAATCCCATTTATAAATTTGATCTATTTCATTTTGAGGAAGAATAGCAGGCGTATGCGTAAGCCAGCTAATGTGACAATCAGGATACAATTCTTTGAATTTCACAACAAGTGGAGTAGTTCGGATAACATCCCCAATTGCACCGAGTTTAATAATTAAAATTCGTTTTGAGATAGGGGTATACTCATTGCAACTATCGCAAACTTTTGCTCTTTCTTTGTTTGGTTTACAGGGAAAGTCTCCAATAAAGTATTTACAGTCAAATTTTACTTCGGATATATTCATTACACTACTTTTATCAATGCAAAGATAAAAAGGAATTATTAAGTTTTCTGTCTGATAATCTGTCTGATTTTTATAATAAAACCTGAAGAAATTACAAGCATTGGAAACTCTCTAATACGAGTGATGTTTTTGATTATTAGTTGAAACCTAATCATTTACAGTGATTCTGAATGATTTGCCGATATTTACCCAAAGAAACAATCATTAAATACAGTTGAGACATCCAGT comes from Bacteroidota bacterium and encodes:
- a CDS encoding glycosyltransferase yields the protein MKIAYLSTFYPFRGGITHFNHSLYNEFKKEHEIKAFTFIRQYPDILFPGKTQLVTEEDNIEKIPAKQILDTINPFSYIKTANEILKYKPDILVMKYWMPFFAPALGYVAGKLKKSGTKVITVLDNVIPHEKKFYDIPFSKYFLKRNSGFVVMSDTVKNDLLSLKPDAKYIFNEHPLYDHFGDIIDKEVAREKLNIPKDKKVLLYFGFVRDYKGLDLLLEAMAQLPDDYYLIIAGEVYGDDKKYFDLIDKLKIQNKLNVNLRYIRDDEVQLFFSAADVNVLPYRSATQSGILSIAYHFELPVLVTDVGSLKQAVDSSKSGMIIPKAEADMIAESVIEFFNSGQLPQFIMGIKEYKKLNSWKNLAKNIIAFINEL
- a CDS encoding DUF86 domain-containing protein translates to MKKNDANTERLKHVLQAIKLIRLFVGEIKLEGFLENRQIQSAVLYQFLIIGEAVKNIDQSLLNKYTYPWHMPRSFRNFIAHEYHNLNIRRVYEAIAELDDLKVVVEQIIDKETHN
- a CDS encoding helix-turn-helix domain-containing protein, giving the protein MKTIGETLRKIREQKGMLLREVGAAIGIDPTILSKIECGARKPSKVQLYALAEFYNEQKNEIIIAWLSDNIAYQVENEELAVQAIQVAEQKVFYKNESKIQANKIIDSLQSFFKKDGRVSKVWLFGSYARNEANQHSDIDLLVRFNKDMRISLFDLADISYLLEQILHIKVDLVEEGYPASFAAESIENEKLLVYEKE
- a CDS encoding glycosyltransferase family 9 protein, producing MNISEVKFDCKYFIGDFPCKPNKERAKVCDSCNEYTPISKRILIIKLGAIGDVIRTTPLVVKFKELYPDCHISWLTHTPAILPQNEIDQIYKWDFTSTYTIRNKKFDIAINLDKEFEACSLLKEVEATEKYGFILKDNHLAAATPAAEHKLITGLYDSISQENTKSYLEEIFEICHLKFNYEEYLLDVNPDFNSKWAAIFKEKAKGKKVIGLNTGCGNRWLTRLWPTTYWIELIQKLQKNGYYPVVLGGPDEDLQNIEYAEKTGCYYPGTYSLQEFIAISNNCDAIVTAVSMMMHIATGLKIPMILFVNIFNKHEFELYNRGEIISPKTGCDCFYGTTCSRERNCMQDISVNEVFDAVCRNVEMSKSGS